A stretch of Candidatus Dojkabacteria bacterium DNA encodes these proteins:
- a CDS encoding tyrosine-type recombinase/integrase: MLKLFYLPKQDDYLLELTASNYSDKTTKNYKRDLSVFALFIDKEGEKFGNISKKTITLYKSYLQTGEYLKDLKVLQRLHPEKGGDPITRETALKACLDSGTVKQQNNEVKSRQRIDVPTYRGRYGYGKAPQKGLQASSINRFLSSLRSYLKYLVDFDYDCPIPPDAIKLIKTERKKSQVAEFDELLKLIEAPMEFEKDDKIALRNRAILEVLFSTGLRVSELVSLDRDQINENGKIYVIGKGKKGRFVYLTPRALTWIKEYLKIREDDKPALFIPYRGGRQGEKNARISTNYIEEKLSAYRKLLGIVVPTTPHSLRHGFATYLAENGASPAAIQVLLGHASLNTTTRYVHASDKFAEDTHKKFHPLKE; this comes from the coding sequence ATGCTAAAGCTGTTTTATCTACCCAAACAAGACGATTACCTACTCGAACTTACCGCAAGTAACTACAGTGACAAGACCACAAAAAATTATAAACGCGACCTTTCCGTATTTGCACTTTTTATTGATAAAGAAGGCGAAAAGTTTGGAAACATTTCAAAAAAAACAATAACGCTATATAAAAGCTATCTTCAAACTGGAGAGTATTTAAAAGATTTAAAGGTACTGCAGCGGCTACATCCAGAAAAAGGTGGGGATCCTATTACAAGGGAGACTGCTTTGAAAGCTTGCCTTGATAGTGGCACAGTGAAACAGCAGAACAATGAAGTAAAATCGAGGCAGCGCATTGATGTACCAACCTATCGTGGGCGTTATGGATACGGCAAGGCACCGCAAAAGGGTTTGCAGGCTTCAAGCATTAACAGATTTTTATCATCGCTTAGGTCGTATTTAAAGTATTTAGTTGATTTTGACTACGACTGCCCTATTCCACCCGATGCCATAAAGCTTATTAAAACTGAGCGCAAAAAGTCGCAGGTAGCCGAATTTGACGAACTTTTAAAGCTTATCGAGGCACCAATGGAATTTGAAAAAGACGATAAAATTGCACTTCGCAACCGGGCCATACTTGAAGTGCTTTTCTCTACAGGTTTGCGTGTATCTGAACTTGTATCTTTGGATCGTGATCAGATTAACGAAAACGGTAAGATTTATGTTATCGGTAAAGGGAAAAAGGGTCGGTTTGTATATCTTACTCCGCGGGCCCTTACCTGGATTAAAGAGTATTTAAAGATTCGTGAAGATGATAAACCCGCACTTTTTATACCATATCGTGGTGGTCGTCAGGGTGAAAAAAACGCCAGAATTTCTACAAATTATATTGAAGAAAAATTATCGGCTTATCGAAAACTTCTGGGAATTGTTGTGCCTACTACTCCTCATAGTTTGCGACATGGATTTGCAACATATTTGGCCGAAAATGGAGCATCACCTGCTGCAATTCAAGTACTTTTGGGGCATGCAAGTCTAAAT
- a CDS encoding serpin family protein, whose protein sequence is MDKTRKILLIIAGSVLLTTLTVAIILAWKSKSNDSKVNEINSTDGVKVVEASNEFGLDLLTALYTPIPHHDAHKYSIFISPLSIEIALALAANGANGETQEQMLSALGLNDIEINKLNEQFKILQEYLTDAEYLDTANAIWLSEEYHLKDEFVNVAKNYFTSVIDGFDPENPLETALAINNWAADNTNDKIKEVVTANLLSNIRMILANAVYFKQDWQYQFNPDNTLPNQKFTPDWMIDSDPVGDVYGPFYVDLMALYDQELNYYEDNTMQIVELPYAKENLVMYVVLPTEGNTVSSLLKTWRFESISDLEAAMELNEGTVLFPKFEQKYSVFLNHFLNNMGMELAFSDSADFSGITDDCSLAIDLVKHDSYIKVDEEGTEAAAVTTVGFDIVSVETDEFYFKADHTFMYMIVDKSTDTMLFVGIFNDN, encoded by the coding sequence ATGGACAAAACGCGTAAAATACTTTTAATTATCGCAGGGTCAGTGCTTTTGACCACTTTGACAGTTGCAATAATATTGGCCTGGAAAAGCAAATCAAATGATTCAAAGGTTAATGAAATTAATTCAACAGATGGTGTGAAAGTTGTCGAGGCTTCTAATGAGTTTGGACTAGATCTGCTTACTGCGCTATACACACCTATACCGCATCATGATGCCCACAAATATTCTATATTTATTTCCCCGTTAAGTATTGAAATTGCTCTAGCACTTGCGGCTAACGGCGCCAATGGAGAAACTCAGGAGCAGATGCTTTCGGCACTTGGACTTAATGATATAGAGATTAACAAGCTAAACGAGCAGTTTAAGATTCTTCAAGAGTATCTTACCGATGCCGAGTATTTAGATACTGCAAATGCAATTTGGCTTAGTGAGGAATACCATTTAAAGGATGAGTTTGTTAATGTGGCAAAGAACTATTTTACATCTGTAATTGACGGTTTTGATCCGGAAAATCCATTAGAAACGGCTTTGGCCATTAACAACTGGGCTGCTGATAATACCAACGACAAAATAAAGGAAGTTGTAACTGCAAATCTGCTTTCTAATATTAGAATGATTCTTGCGAATGCCGTTTATTTTAAACAGGATTGGCAATACCAATTTAATCCCGACAATACTTTGCCAAATCAAAAGTTTACACCGGATTGGATGATAGATTCTGATCCAGTAGGCGATGTGTATGGTCCTTTTTACGTTGATCTAATGGCTCTTTACGACCAGGAGCTTAACTATTACGAAGACAACACAATGCAGATAGTTGAGCTTCCTTATGCGAAAGAAAATTTGGTTATGTATGTTGTATTGCCAACAGAAGGAAATACGGTTTCAAGTCTTTTGAAGACTTGGAGGTTTGAAAGCATTTCGGACTTAGAAGCTGCTATGGAGCTTAATGAAGGGACCGTTCTATTTCCCAAATTTGAACAGAAATATAGTGTTTTCCTGAATCATTTCTTGAATAATATGGGTATGGAACTGGCTTTTTCGGATTCTGCAGACTTTTCCGGCATTACAGACGATTGTTCACTGGCAATAGATCTTGTAAAGCATGATTCATACATAAAAGTTGATGAAGAAGGAACAGAAGCAGCTGCCGTAACAACGGTTGGGTTTGATATTGTGTCTGTGGAAACTGATGAGTTTTACTTTAAGGCCGATCACACATTTATGTATATGATTGTTGACAAAAGTACTGATACAATGTTATTCGTGGGAATCTTTAACGATAATTAA
- a CDS encoding RNHCP domain-containing protein, giving the protein MIKLHMAYKNNNQPFVCKNCGRKVPKLKVGNRDHCPFCLHGLHVDIEPGDRNNTCHGILKPLKIVTRKGKQQIEFKCESCGDTVYCLIAPDDNLEVLNKAL; this is encoded by the coding sequence ATGATAAAATTGCACATGGCATATAAAAATAATAACCAACCTTTCGTTTGCAAAAACTGCGGCAGGAAGGTCCCAAAACTTAAGGTAGGAAACCGAGACCACTGTCCTTTCTGTCTACACGGGCTACACGTAGATATAGAACCCGGCGACAGAAATAATACCTGCCACGGTATACTAAAGCCGCTTAAAATCGTAACTCGCAAAGGCAAGCAGCAGATAGAATTTAAGTGTGAAAGCTGTGGCGATACCGTTTACTGTTTAATAGCTCCAGATGATAACCTTGAAGTGTTAAATAAAGCCTTATGA
- a CDS encoding tRNA-dihydrouridine synthase family protein produces MKEIIALSPMDGITDLPFRLMVEQFSPMINTVYTEFVNVQGLYEKPDLHVKRLLYRPEEPKIFAQFFGNGSQLKYFEIAAFIAKQMGFDGIDLNLGCPEKRVVQSGAGSALIGNEKTVKSIISAIRTGLKSDYSTDSKVKKILAEVNKTRAAGFLRPQKKTLTISIKTRLGIKEVMPDTWWKFLDTLKVDLITIHGRTQSQMYSGSANWKHIQKINKLMQTPILGNGDIGKAFFTDENYNAQNELSSKLKITPEGILIGRGFLGNVDLLSRHKVTRTLKGQLSFIKKHIELYKAFAPEYIDPLKKHIVWYLKGLPDVKDLKQKFMECETYEDCDTILSQV; encoded by the coding sequence ATGAAAGAAATTATCGCACTCTCCCCAATGGATGGAATAACCGATCTTCCGTTTCGACTTATGGTAGAACAGTTTTCTCCAATGATAAATACAGTCTATACCGAATTTGTTAATGTACAAGGGTTATACGAGAAACCCGATTTGCACGTAAAGCGCTTACTCTACCGACCAGAAGAACCCAAAATATTCGCTCAGTTTTTTGGGAATGGATCTCAGCTTAAGTACTTCGAAATTGCAGCTTTTATTGCCAAGCAAATGGGATTTGACGGAATTGATTTAAACTTAGGCTGTCCGGAAAAGCGAGTTGTTCAAAGTGGCGCAGGTTCAGCATTAATCGGAAATGAAAAGACGGTAAAATCAATTATTTCCGCTATCCGTACAGGATTAAAATCAGATTACAGCACCGATTCAAAGGTTAAAAAAATATTAGCAGAAGTAAATAAGACGAGGGCAGCAGGATTTTTGAGACCACAGAAAAAAACATTGACCATAAGTATAAAAACACGACTAGGAATCAAAGAAGTAATGCCCGATACGTGGTGGAAATTTCTTGATACGCTCAAAGTTGATCTTATTACAATTCACGGTAGAACCCAATCCCAAATGTATTCCGGATCGGCAAATTGGAAACATATTCAAAAAATAAATAAACTTATGCAAACCCCGATTTTAGGAAACGGTGATATAGGTAAAGCATTTTTTACAGACGAAAACTATAATGCTCAAAACGAGCTTTCAAGCAAGCTCAAGATTACCCCCGAGGGTATATTAATTGGCCGTGGATTCTTGGGAAATGTGGATCTACTTTCGCGGCATAAAGTAACTCGCACATTGAAGGGTCAGTTAAGTTTTATAAAAAAACATATTGAACTTTATAAAGCTTTCGCCCCTGAGTATATTGATCCGCTTAAAAAACATATTGTCTGGTACCTTAAGGGGCTTCCCGATGTTAAAGATCTAAAGCAAAAATTTATGGAATGTGAAACATACGAGGATTGTGATACAATTTTATCGCAGGTTTAA
- a CDS encoding AAA family ATPase produces the protein MNITIDRTWKSILSTLEKDIPPFTLITGKAGTGKSTLLTHFFETTSKNSVLLAPTGAAAVNIGGQTIHSFFGFTPATTIKDVFAKAKNKSNNVHKVIEKLDCIIIDEISMVRADLLDFVDTFLRISKASDQPFGGLPIIAFGDLYQLPPILQRDEMDEFSIMYESPYFFSSQVIKRITKERALSAFTLDTIYRQRDEKFINILNSIREGNASFQGLTYLNQNCFKLTSSETDSIYLTTTNQKADMVNEQRLATISNPVRTYTAYVSGDFKENAFPTQEILKLKKGARIMMLNNDKDGRWINGTLGNITELKDGSVLVQLDGQAGQNTTHEIFPNEWEIFKTSWDNLTKSLKKEVVGSFIQLPIRLAWAITIHKSQGKTFEKVVIDLERGAFSEGQTYVALSRCTSLEGLTLSRPVKPSDIKVDQRITDFLQSVSSIV, from the coding sequence ATGAACATAACAATCGATCGTACTTGGAAATCTATTCTTTCAACACTTGAAAAGGATATTCCACCATTCACCTTAATCACAGGCAAAGCAGGAACAGGAAAATCCACACTACTTACACACTTTTTCGAGACCACATCTAAGAATTCCGTACTACTTGCACCAACAGGCGCAGCAGCAGTAAATATTGGCGGACAAACAATCCACTCATTCTTTGGATTTACCCCAGCAACTACCATAAAAGATGTATTCGCCAAGGCGAAGAACAAATCCAACAACGTACACAAAGTAATAGAAAAACTCGACTGCATTATCATTGATGAAATCTCTATGGTTAGAGCAGATCTTTTGGACTTTGTAGATACATTTCTTCGAATCTCAAAAGCATCAGATCAACCGTTTGGTGGGCTTCCAATAATTGCATTTGGCGACCTATACCAGCTTCCACCCATACTACAAAGAGACGAAATGGATGAATTTTCAATAATGTATGAAAGCCCATACTTTTTTTCATCTCAAGTTATAAAACGAATCACAAAAGAAAGAGCTCTAAGTGCATTTACACTTGATACAATTTATCGTCAACGTGACGAAAAGTTTATAAATATTCTTAATTCCATAAGAGAGGGCAACGCATCATTTCAAGGGTTAACATACCTAAATCAAAATTGCTTTAAGCTAACAAGTTCCGAAACAGACTCAATTTATTTAACAACCACAAATCAGAAGGCCGATATGGTAAATGAGCAGAGACTAGCGACTATTTCTAACCCGGTAAGAACATATACCGCGTATGTTTCCGGAGATTTTAAAGAAAACGCATTTCCAACACAAGAAATTCTAAAATTAAAAAAGGGTGCTCGAATAATGATGCTAAACAACGACAAAGACGGCAGATGGATAAACGGAACACTCGGAAATATTACAGAACTCAAGGATGGATCTGTACTTGTACAGCTCGACGGACAAGCTGGACAAAATACAACTCATGAAATTTTCCCCAACGAATGGGAAATATTTAAAACAAGCTGGGACAATTTAACAAAATCTTTAAAAAAAGAGGTTGTTGGTTCATTTATTCAACTTCCTATAAGACTTGCCTGGGCAATTACAATCCACAAGAGCCAAGGTAAAACATTTGAAAAAGTTGTTATTGATCTTGAACGTGGTGCATTTAGCGAAGGGCAAACCTATGTTGCCCTAAGTAGGTGCACAAGTTTAGAAGGGTTAACCCTTTCACGACCTGTTAAACCGTCCGACATAAAAGTCGACCAACGAATTACAGATTTCTTGCAATCTGTTTCATCAATTGTTTAA
- a CDS encoding NAD-dependent epimerase/dehydratase family protein: MIIVTGASGHLGNVLVRYLLTMEKEVGVVDLDPQNDPVLKDLPVKMYKGDVRDLDFLIKTFSQAEYVFHLAGIVAISPGKEDLMYDVNINGTKNVVAACMKTGIKRLVYTSSVHALHEPPKGIPLTEKLGDPEKVLGPYAKTKILGTREIFKGIKAGLNAVITYPSGVIGPYDFKGSEMGNLINDYIKGKFRFYLDGAYNFVDVRDIARGLWLAKEKGKSGEDYILSGYTITVKELFRSLSELTGIKQPKFRMQTWFAKFVAPLAVLYYRTTKTTPVFTPYSINVLNSNAEMSFKKASADLGYTVRPLIDTLSAIIRWRKGQNIEI, encoded by the coding sequence ATGATAATCGTTACGGGCGCATCGGGTCATCTTGGAAATGTGCTGGTTCGATACCTTTTAACCATGGAAAAAGAGGTTGGGGTAGTGGACTTGGATCCCCAAAACGATCCCGTACTAAAAGATCTTCCGGTAAAAATGTATAAAGGCGACGTTCGTGATCTTGATTTTCTTATAAAAACTTTTAGCCAGGCAGAATATGTCTTTCATTTAGCAGGAATTGTTGCAATATCGCCAGGTAAAGAAGATCTCATGTACGACGTGAATATAAATGGAACTAAAAACGTTGTTGCCGCCTGCATGAAGACAGGTATAAAGCGACTAGTATATACAAGTTCAGTACACGCTTTACATGAACCACCCAAAGGAATTCCACTAACAGAAAAACTAGGCGATCCCGAAAAAGTTTTAGGCCCATATGCAAAAACAAAAATATTGGGAACCCGTGAAATATTCAAAGGAATAAAAGCGGGGCTTAATGCCGTAATTACCTATCCATCCGGAGTTATTGGTCCATATGATTTTAAAGGTTCAGAAATGGGGAACCTTATAAACGACTACATCAAGGGGAAATTTAGATTTTATCTTGATGGTGCCTATAATTTTGTTGACGTACGTGATATTGCACGAGGACTTTGGCTGGCAAAGGAAAAAGGCAAATCCGGTGAAGACTATATTCTTTCCGGATATACAATAACCGTTAAAGAACTGTTCCGCAGCCTGTCTGAACTTACGGGAATAAAACAACCTAAATTTAGAATGCAGACCTGGTTTGCAAAATTTGTAGCACCGCTTGCTGTCTTGTACTATAGAACTACAAAAACTACTCCTGTATTTACACCATACTCCATAAACGTTTTGAACTCTAATGCCGAGATGAGTTTTAAAAAAGCAAGTGCCGACCTGGGTTATACAGTTAGACCGCTTATAGACACGCTTAGCGCAATTATCCGTTGGCGAAAAGGGCAGAATATTGAAATTTAA
- a CDS encoding carotenoid biosynthesis protein yields MKKTTFVYTIGIVLFCGVIGLTIRSLRSSFLTLTPFVISVITLLILFLETKENKNLLFPVAITYLITFISEVIGVNTGFIYGNYEYSTRLGPKIISTPPLIGFLWVVLLLGSLNIFKDQKHPIIKSLCVASLMTAIDIIIEPVAIKLDFWSWFGKNPPLYNYISWFLVSFIGALVLNGYKPKDNLSKTVFWLIAIFFFLLNLTYIQ; encoded by the coding sequence ATGAAGAAAACAACATTTGTATACACAATAGGCATTGTCTTATTCTGTGGAGTTATAGGGCTTACAATAAGGTCACTCAGAAGCAGCTTTCTTACCTTAACCCCCTTTGTTATTTCAGTGATTACGCTGTTAATCCTTTTTCTTGAAACCAAAGAAAACAAAAATCTTTTATTTCCAGTAGCTATTACATATTTAATTACCTTTATAAGTGAAGTCATTGGAGTAAATACGGGATTCATTTATGGAAACTATGAATACAGTACCCGTCTCGGACCCAAAATCATTAGTACACCTCCTTTAATTGGCTTTTTGTGGGTTGTACTCTTGCTTGGGTCCTTAAATATTTTCAAGGACCAAAAGCATCCAATTATTAAAAGCCTTTGTGTAGCAAGTCTAATGACAGCGATAGATATAATAATAGAACCTGTTGCCATTAAACTTGACTTCTGGAGCTGGTTTGGGAAAAATCCACCTTTATACAATTATATTTCATGGTTTTTAGTAAGCTTTATAGGAGCCTTAGTTCTCAATGGATATAAACCCAAAGATAATTTATCCAAGACAGTATTTTGGTTAATTGCAATATTTTTCTTTTTACTTAACCTTACTTATATACAATGA
- the crtI gene encoding phytoene desaturase, whose amino-acid sequence MKKIIVIGGGISGLATAALLAKDSNNVTILEKNEMLGGRGRMWKSNGFSFDMGPSWYMMPEVFDEFFAIFGHKVSDFYHLEQLDSHYKVFISNGNSYNITKDINANKSLFERAQQGGGKALEKYLDKSKDTYEIATKNLMYFDYENLTDILKPDVLYKLTQLNLLKTFHKYITRFFKSKDLQKIIEFTTVFLGGSPYNTPAFYNLISHADFNLGIWYPMGGMYEVVKALESLCKELGVTIKTSEPVTKVNIENGIAQTVETTKGHYNTDAVVNTADRQYFETRVLSDKTQRTNWDKAVMSPSAFNIYIGINKRLNGVEHHNLYFNDTWETHFKEVYKNPDWPETPSYYFHVPSKTDPGVAPQGSESIFILVPVAPGLNDSEEIRAAFATKMITHLEKLTGQSISPHIVTQRIFSRRDFTSDYNSFKGSAFGLAHTLFQTALFRPLNKDKRVENVFYAGQYTNPGVGVPTGIISSMIVRKLVANMP is encoded by the coding sequence ATGAAAAAAATTATCGTAATCGGAGGAGGAATAAGCGGACTTGCAACTGCTGCACTTTTAGCAAAAGACAGTAATAACGTAACTATTTTGGAGAAAAACGAGATGCTAGGTGGCAGAGGTAGAATGTGGAAATCCAATGGCTTTTCTTTTGATATGGGACCATCTTGGTATATGATGCCCGAAGTGTTTGATGAATTTTTCGCAATATTTGGACACAAAGTTTCGGACTTTTATCACTTAGAGCAGCTTGATTCACACTACAAAGTATTTATATCAAACGGAAATTCCTACAATATAACCAAAGACATTAACGCAAACAAATCGCTTTTTGAGAGAGCCCAGCAGGGTGGAGGCAAAGCCTTAGAAAAATATCTAGACAAATCAAAAGATACTTATGAAATCGCAACAAAAAATCTAATGTATTTTGACTATGAAAATCTTACAGACATTTTAAAACCCGATGTTTTATACAAACTTACTCAATTAAATTTACTAAAAACTTTTCACAAATATATAACCAGGTTTTTCAAATCAAAAGATCTTCAAAAAATTATAGAGTTTACAACCGTTTTTCTTGGCGGATCACCATATAACACACCTGCATTTTATAATTTAATATCACATGCAGACTTTAACCTTGGAATCTGGTATCCAATGGGTGGAATGTATGAAGTAGTAAAAGCGCTGGAATCACTTTGCAAAGAGCTTGGAGTAACTATCAAAACCAGTGAACCGGTCACCAAAGTCAATATAGAAAACGGTATTGCCCAAACCGTTGAAACAACAAAAGGTCACTACAATACCGATGCCGTAGTAAATACGGCTGATAGGCAATATTTTGAAACAAGGGTGCTTTCCGACAAAACCCAAAGAACCAATTGGGACAAAGCAGTTATGTCACCCTCTGCATTTAATATTTACATAGGTATAAACAAAAGGCTAAATGGAGTTGAACATCATAACTTATACTTTAATGACACGTGGGAAACTCATTTCAAAGAGGTATATAAAAACCCTGATTGGCCGGAAACACCATCATATTACTTCCATGTACCATCTAAAACCGATCCTGGTGTAGCGCCACAGGGAAGTGAATCAATATTTATTTTGGTGCCTGTAGCACCGGGACTTAACGATTCAGAAGAAATAAGAGCGGCTTTCGCTACAAAGATGATAACTCACCTCGAGAAATTAACCGGTCAGTCAATAAGTCCACACATTGTTACTCAAAGGATTTTCTCACGCAGAGATTTTACTTCTGATTATAACAGCTTTAAGGGTTCGGCATTTGGACTTGCACATACTCTATTCCAAACGGCTCTTTTTAGACCTCTAAATAAAGACAAACGGGTAGAAAATGTATTTTATGCCGGTCAATATACAAATCCCGGTGTAGGAGTCCCAACAGGTATAATTTCGTCCATGATTGTACGAAAACTAGTTGCTAATATGCCGTAA
- the heR gene encoding heliorhodopsin HeR, producing the protein MGKFAKLRTYNFWMGVFHLIQGILMLSLSTDFALPVIGNFLEFNPATQSLSPYIKTLFEIPIGPAVALFLFMSSSAHFILTLPRVFDWYVRNLKKGINYARWIEYTFSSSVMIVIIAMLVGIYEFSSLISMFGLNAMMILFGLIMEVHNQTTKKTNWLSFIFGSIAGILPWVNIALYLGSYIGKEASPPDFVYWIFVSIFVFFNCFAINMVLQYKKIGKWKDYTFGEKVYIFLSLFAKSALAWQVWAGTLRPN; encoded by the coding sequence ATGGGGAAATTTGCGAAACTTCGCACGTACAACTTCTGGATGGGTGTTTTCCACCTAATTCAAGGAATTTTGATGCTAAGCTTAAGCACCGATTTTGCGTTGCCTGTGATTGGGAATTTTTTAGAGTTTAATCCGGCTACTCAGAGTTTATCACCATACATAAAAACACTTTTTGAGATACCAATTGGCCCAGCTGTGGCACTTTTTCTTTTTATGTCTTCATCTGCACACTTTATTCTTACCCTACCCAGAGTATTTGACTGGTACGTTCGAAACCTTAAAAAAGGAATAAACTATGCACGATGGATAGAATATACATTCAGCTCTTCGGTAATGATAGTGATTATTGCCATGCTTGTCGGAATTTATGAGTTTAGCTCCTTGATTTCCATGTTTGGGCTTAATGCAATGATGATTTTGTTTGGACTCATAATGGAGGTTCACAACCAAACTACGAAAAAGACAAACTGGCTTTCATTTATCTTTGGATCGATAGCCGGAATTCTCCCGTGGGTAAACATTGCACTTTATTTGGGATCATACATTGGAAAAGAAGCTTCCCCACCCGACTTTGTATATTGGATCTTTGTTTCAATCTTTGTTTTCTTTAACTGTTTTGCCATAAACATGGTGCTTCAGTACAAAAAAATTGGCAAATGGAAAGATTATACCTTTGGCGAAAAAGTCTATATTTTCTTAAGCCTGTTTGCTAAATCTGCGCTTGCTTGGCAAGTCTGGGCCGGAACCTTAAGGCCAAACTAG
- a CDS encoding nitroreductase family protein — MHNLFKNRKSVRSFEPKFQITDSQVKEILTAGMVAPSGMNLKEYEFVVVKDKDTLKKLSGLGQYQAFLADCSAAIIVVSTEGRFWIEDCSLAVGYMMLEAVNQGLSSCWANVRKDDGDREALVRKILNIPDDRRVLCALAIGKAAASPSPHTEDEYNKSKVHEEKW, encoded by the coding sequence ATGCACAATCTTTTTAAAAACCGCAAAAGTGTTAGAAGTTTTGAACCGAAATTCCAAATTACCGATTCCCAAGTTAAAGAGATTCTTACAGCAGGAATGGTCGCGCCTTCTGGCATGAACCTTAAAGAGTATGAATTTGTTGTTGTAAAAGATAAAGATACCCTTAAAAAGCTTAGTGGACTTGGCCAGTATCAAGCATTCCTAGCCGATTGTAGCGCAGCAATTATTGTAGTGTCTACGGAAGGTAGATTCTGGATAGAAGATTGTTCACTTGCGGTTGGATATATGATGCTAGAGGCTGTTAACCAAGGGCTTTCGTCCTGTTGGGCTAACGTTAGAAAAGATGACGGCGACCGCGAGGCGCTTGTTCGAAAAATTCTAAATATTCCAGATGATAGAAGGGTTTTATGTGCACTTGCTATTGGAAAAGCTGCAGCCTCCCCTAGCCCGCATACAGAGGATGAATATAATAAATCTAAGGTTCACGAAGAGAAATGGTAA
- a CDS encoding GIY-YIG nuclease family protein, with product MSGFVYLLENEFGERYVGSTTNLKRRTEEHNSKRSNYTKRSSQWRLIYYERFDTIEQARKYELEIKRSRFKRDKFYQKAECSSVG from the coding sequence ATGAGTGGTTTTGTATATTTGCTAGAAAACGAGTTTGGAGAAAGGTATGTTGGTTCAACAACAAATTTGAAGAGAAGAACGGAAGAGCATAATAGTAAGAGAAGTAATTATACTAAAAGATCTTCTCAATGGAGATTAATATATTATGAAAGATTTGATACAATTGAGCAGGCAAGAAAGTACGAGCTTGAAATAAAAAGAAGCCGATTTAAGCGAGACAAGTTCTATCAAAAAGCGGAGTGTAGTTCAGTTGGCTAG
- a CDS encoding GyrI-like domain-containing protein, protein MAKLDFKKQEKPLYMPKPDEPITIDVPKMNFLMIDGIGAPESKQFAQSVEALYSVSYTIKSMPKKGLEIPGYYDYVMAPLEGLWWSKDIKTKGFTPDRNKWLWTLMIRQPEFIDRIISFGAIQQIIDKKKNPIAENIKFVEFKEGLSVQIMHIGPYKTEETTVDKLHKFINDNRFELNGKHHEIYISDPRKADPLKMKTVIRYPIRRDLYNHGVSV, encoded by the coding sequence TTGGCAAAACTAGATTTCAAAAAACAGGAGAAACCTCTTTATATGCCTAAACCTGACGAACCAATAACAATAGACGTTCCCAAAATGAACTTTCTTATGATTGATGGGATAGGGGCCCCCGAATCAAAACAGTTTGCACAATCAGTCGAAGCTCTTTATTCCGTTTCCTACACAATAAAATCAATGCCTAAAAAAGGCTTGGAAATCCCGGGTTATTATGACTATGTAATGGCGCCACTCGAGGGATTGTGGTGGTCAAAAGATATTAAAACAAAAGGATTTACGCCGGATAGAAACAAGTGGTTATGGACACTAATGATTCGTCAACCGGAATTTATTGACAGAATAATCTCTTTTGGCGCAATTCAACAGATAATCGATAAAAAGAAAAACCCAATTGCCGAAAACATAAAGTTCGTGGAATTTAAAGAAGGTCTAAGCGTCCAGATAATGCATATTGGTCCTTACAAAACCGAAGAAACAACTGTTGATAAACTTCACAAATTTATCAATGACAACAGATTCGAACTTAATGGAAAACATCATGAAATATATATTTCAGACCCACGAAAGGCAGATCCCTTAAAAATGAAGACGGTTATACGATATCCCATCCGTAGGGACTTATACAATCATGGGGTGTCGGTTTAA